A region from the Kribbella shirazensis genome encodes:
- a CDS encoding WhiB family transcriptional regulator has protein sequence MSVSFLDVFTEVATSQDLPCRSYAPELFFAESPADVEYAKSLCTTCPLKAECLAGALERSEPWGVWGGELFVQGVVVPRKRPRGRPRKSDTVTAA, from the coding sequence ATGAGCGTGAGCTTCCTCGATGTCTTCACCGAGGTCGCAACGTCGCAGGACCTGCCCTGTCGGTCCTACGCACCAGAACTCTTCTTCGCCGAATCGCCGGCGGACGTCGAGTACGCCAAGTCGCTGTGCACCACCTGCCCGCTGAAGGCCGAGTGCCTGGCCGGAGCGCTCGAGCGTTCCGAGCCGTGGGGAGTGTGGGGCGGCGAACTGTTCGTCCAGGGTGTGGTGGTTCCGCGCAAGCGGCCCCGTGGGCGTCCCCGCAAGAGTGACACCGTAACCGCCGCCTGA